In the genome of Pseudosulfitobacter sp. DSM 107133, the window AAAGCCTCGAGAACGGGGCAGGGCTCAAACTCTACATCACCCCTCGGGATCAGCGCACGGTCAAGGAGGTCTCAGCCGCGGTCGGCAGCACCACACGCGAGGCCGTGACCCGCATGTATGGCCGCAACAAGGGCTTCCTCGGCGCGACCTCGACTTCGGCGCGTCTGGAAGAGCGGCCGCTGCTATCTGAGACCGAGGCTCGCTTGATGGACCCCGACGAGGTCATTATCCTCGCCTCGCCGCAGCACCCGATAAAGGCGAGCCGGATCAAGTATTACGACGATCCGTTCTTCAAGGACATGCTGGCCCGCCAGGAGGGCAAGCCCTTCCCCTATCCGCCGAGTGTGCAGGGCGTGGGGCCTTGGGCGCGTGAAAGTGCGGATGAAGTCAGTCAGGATGAGCCGCGACAACCAACCGACCGCACGCCTGTCCGGGATCGCTCGCAACGCCGCGAAGCGCGCGCGATGAGCGTGATGGCGATGGAGGCCGGGCGCGGGCAACCAGAGCCGGAGACGCTCGAGCGGGAAGCCGCCGTGCCGAAGGAATGGGAGGCGGCGCTCGACCGGCAGGAGGACTTCATCGAGGAATTGTTGGGAGGGTGAGCGCCGTCGACTAGTCCCCTATTCGTCGTAGTAGAATTTCAAGTCGCGTCGCTCTTTCAACTGGGCAGGTCGGTAGGGCTTAACCTCGCCACACTGGGCGACGGCCTTGGCTCGCATGCGCTCTTCGACTGAAGGATGGAGCGGGAAGTCGTCGCCAACTGCGCGAATTCCCTTCTTCCAGCGGATGCGGAGGGGGCCAAATGCTACCAACGCGTCTTCGCGGTGCTGCAAACCCAGAGGGTCAGGGGAGCGGTTCAAGACGTTCTCGTTGATCTGGATCGACGGCACGCAGTCTTTCAATTCGTCGACCATCCAATCGAGGGCGATATCGCTCAGGCGGGACTCTGCCTCGGGATAACTTCCACCGATGTCGCTATGGCAGCCCGGGAACCAGACCTGCTTCAACCACTTCGGCTCTCGATCTTTGGTCTCAATCGCGGCCGCCTTGGATGCCCATCCGACCCTTGGAAAGTCAGCACGGTCTTCGTCGATCGCCATGGCATGACGGGCGTGTTGGACATCGGGATCAAGCCACTTGTCGTAGTTGCGCTTGTTCCAAGCCGCGAAATGACCCGTCTTGAGGATCTGCGGCCAATCCGTTGGGCGCCAAAGCTTCAGTTTGCGTTCGGGATCGTCCGAGAAATATTTGAAGTTGTCGAGCAACAGGGAACCAAGCTGCCAAAGAAGCGCAACTAGTAGTACGCCGAGTGGAACAACCAAAAGCCAAGACCACCCGAATGCAACACCTGCGGCAAAAGCCGACCCGACGCCGAACGTGACGCCCCAGACCAAGGTGCGGACAACAGCCGTTCGCAGTGACGCCACGGTGTCGAAGACCCCGATGAATGTTGGCTGAACGTTTCCCTGATTGTCTTCGCCTTCAATGGGAAAGCTCGAATACTTTTTGCGAAATCGTTTGCCGAGCTCTTCACGGTTGTTGAAGTAAGGATCTTGTCCGCGCGGTTTTCCAGCACCGTGATTATACACGAATTTTACAGCGTCCTTGGCTATCTTCCGCAATCCGGGACCGTGACGCGGGACCGGCGAACCATCCGGCATCTGCGTCGGGACACCGCAGAGGTTCATAACGTTCGCCAGTGCTCTTACTGTGTAGGCCCCGCGCGAGAACCCGAACAGCAACACACGGTCGCCGGGTTCGTAATTGGCGATGATCTGCTCGTAGCAATCGATGATGTTGTGGTCGATGCCAGTGCCGACGGCGCTTTCCAAGATCGGCTTGATCCGACCGAATAACCCGCCACTTTCTCCTGTTCCCAAGCCAGGGTCGTAAAAGGCCACTTGGTCCTTCGGGCTAATTGGTGAATCTGGACCCGGACGCATGGCTCGATACATCTTGTAAACATTCGACAGCCGTTGGTC includes:
- a CDS encoding DUF2235 domain-containing protein, which encodes MVKNICIFSDGTGQMGGARPDQRLSNVYKMYRAMRPGPDSPISPKDQVAFYDPGLGTGESGGLFGRIKPILESAVGTGIDHNIIDCYEQIIANYEPGDRVLLFGFSRGAYTVRALANVMNLCGVPTQMPDGSPVPRHGPGLRKIAKDAVKFVYNHGAGKPRGQDPYFNNREELGKRFRKKYSSFPIEGEDNQGNVQPTFIGVFDTVASLRTAVVRTLVWGVTFGVGSAFAAGVAFGWSWLLVVPLGVLLVALLWQLGSLLLDNFKYFSDDPERKLKLWRPTDWPQILKTGHFAAWNKRNYDKWLDPDVQHARHAMAIDEDRADFPRVGWASKAAAIETKDREPKWLKQVWFPGCHSDIGGSYPEAESRLSDIALDWMVDELKDCVPSIQINENVLNRSPDPLGLQHREDALVAFGPLRIRWKKGIRAVGDDFPLHPSVEERMRAKAVAQCGEVKPYRPAQLKERRDLKFYYDE